From the Rhinolophus sinicus isolate RSC01 linkage group LG02, ASM3656204v1, whole genome shotgun sequence genome, one window contains:
- the PSAPL1 gene encoding proactivator polypeptide-like 1 — MLRALLLLPSLLGTALVSPISGPQECANGSALWCQDLQAAARCGAVGLCRSAVWSQPTARSLPCDVCLDVTAAASNGLNPNATETDILALVTKTCEWLPSENSSARCKGMVDAHSSAILNMLRGSPESTPAQVCAALTLCQPLQRQPATVEEPLSEEDTSEVVAPFLANGPLSFHPPQIPEDATCRDCVQLVSRLQEAVGSNLSSLAETATQQQCESLGPSLDLLCKIYVLRFLAPAERTLKFVRPEETCRLGGFCEEPQGPTHRSHVAATNRAPSLESPRKMSEVQMKAGLTCEVCLQVIQELDQWLESNSTEALINHGLERLCSVMPDAIAQQCVTLVDTYSPSIVEMVTRVNPENICKVVRLCSSQRRARDIRWPHVTTLPPLLDGENQGTFCNGCKRLLGVSSRSLERKSTKRNILAAFKGGCSILPLPYMIQCNRFVNEYEPVLIATLMEMMDPTALCTRMGACHSPRTPLLGTDQCVMGPSFWCGSQETAELCDAVEHCQRHIWKMARFHAGPHA; from the coding sequence ATGCTCCGTGCCCTGCTTCTCCTGCCCAGCCTCCTGGGAACCGCCCTGGTCAGCCCCATCTCGGGCCCCCAGGAGTGTGCCAATGGCTCGGCGCTGTGGTGTCAGGACCTGCAGGCAGCAGCCAGGTGCGGTGCCGTGGGGCTCTGCCGCAGCGCCGTGTGGAGCCAGCCCACTGCCAGGTCCCTGCCCTGCGACGTGTGCCTGGATGTGACGGCCGCTGCCAGCAACGGGCTGAACCCCAACGCCACGGAGACTGACATCCTGGCTTTGGTGACCAAGACGTGTGAGTGGCTCCCCAGCGAGAACTCTTCAGCCAGATGCAAGGGGATGGTGGACGCCCACAGCTCGGCCATCCTGAACATGCTCCGGGGGTCCCCGGAGAGCACCCCAGCACAGGTGTGTGCTGCACTCACCCTGTGCCAGCCACTGCAGAGGCAGCCGGCCACCGTGGAGGAGCCACTCTCCGAGGAGGACACATCTGAGGTGGTGGCCCCGTTTTTGGCCAATGGGCCCCTCAGTTTCCACCCTCCACAGATCCCTGAAGATGCCACGTGCCGGGACTGTGTCCAGCTGGTCAGCCGGCTCCAGGAGGCTGTGGGCTCCAACTTGTCCAGCTTGGCGGAAACGGCCACACAGCAGCAGTGCGAGTCCCTGGGGCCCAGCCTGGATCTCCTCTGCAAGATCTACGTCCTTCGCTTTCTTGCACCAGCTGAGCGAACACTCAAGTTTGTCCGCCCAGAGGAGACCTGCAGGTTGGGAGGCTTCTGTGAGGAGCCGCAGGGACCCACCCACCGGTCTCATGTGGCTGCTACGAACAGGGCCCCTTCCCTGGAGTCCCCAAGGAAGATGAGCGAGGTCCAGATGAAGGCCGGCCTGACCTGCGAGGTGTGTCTGCAAGTGATCCAGGAGCTGGACCAGTGGCTGGAATCCAATAGCACGGAGGCCTTAATCAACCACGGCCTGGAACGGCTATGCTCAGTGATGCCCGACGCCATCGCCCAGCAGTGTGTCACCTTGGTGGACACCTACAGCCCCTCCATCGTAGAGATGGTGACCAGAGTCAACCCAGAGAACATATGCAAGGTGGTCCGGCTCTGCAGCAGCCAGAGGCGGGCCCGGGACATCCGCTGGCCCCACGTGACCACACTGCCACCGCTGCTGGATGGTGAGAACCAGGGCACCTTCTGCAACGGCTGCAAGCGGCTGCTCGGCGTGTCGTCCCGCAGCCTGGAGCGCAAGAGCACCAAGCGCAACATCCTGGCGGCTTTCAAGGGCGGCTGCAGCATCCTGCCGCTGCCCTACATGATCCAGTGCAACCGCTTCGTGAACGAGTACGAGCCCGTGCTCATCGCGACCCTCATGGAGATGATGGACCCCACGGCCCTGTGCACGAGGATGGGCGCCTGCCACTCCCCCAGGACGCCGCTGCTGGGCACCGACCAGTGCGTCATGGGCCCGAGCTTCTGGTGCGGGAGCCAGGAGACGGCCGAGCTGTGTGACGCCGTGGAGCATTGCCAGCGGCACATCTGGAAAATGGCGCGCTTCCACGCAGGGCCCCACGCGTGA